GCCGACGGCGGGAGTACCGGCCGTGGCCGACGAAGACGGCGCCGACGCGGACGGCGCCGGCGCCGTCGCCGTCGCCCCGGTCGACGTGAAGGCGTACTCGCCCGAGATCGGGTGCCCGTCGACGGACACGCTCCGCCAGCGCACCTGGTACGCCCCGGCGTCCGTCAGGTCCACCGCGGTGCCGATGGTGTTCCCGTCGGTGCTGACGTCCCCCCGCGCGTGCTCGCTGCCGGCGGCGTCGGTCACGCTGATCACGATCCCGCTCTGCAGGCCGGACAGCGGCGGCTCCGACAGGGTCAGGGTCACCCGGTCCAGGTCGCCGGACACGGACGCGTCCGCCGCGGGGTCCGAGGACACCAGGACGTCGTGCGCCGACGCGGGTCCCGCGCCGAGCACCACCGGCAGGGTCGCAGCGACGAGGACGGAGGCGAGGAGGACCCGGAGACGCACAAGCGCGAGCGTACCCGAGTGCTCGTCAGTCCTTGCTGACGAACTGCACGTCGGACGCTCCGAGCTGCAGCTGCTCCTCGATGCCCTGCTGGTCCGTCGAGCCCCACCGCTCCGCGATGCGACCGTCGACGAACTTCGACACCTGGATGCCGCGGACCTCGAAGGAGCGGCCGGTCGGCTCGTGCCCCTGGAACGGTCCGGTGTGGGTCCCGCGGATCGTGAAGACCGCGGTCACGAAGTCGTCGGTCACGACGAGCGGGTCGGCCTCGAGCGTGACGTCGGGGAAGGCGGTCGTGAACTCCTGCCAGAAGTCGACGATCCCCTGCAGGCCAGGCGCCTGACCCGGCGCGGGATCGTGGTCGACGACGTCCTCGTGCCACGCCTCGGCCATCCGACCCCAGTCTCGTGCCTCGAGGATGCCCCCGAGCGTCTCCTGCGTGGCGGCGTTCGCTTCCTTGCTCATGCGTGGTCCCTCCGTGTGGATCGGTGAGGGTCCTTGGTACGCGCGCCGCCCCGGAAGACACGGAGTTTCCGCGGGACGGCTGTCCGGTCGGCGCACCGGCCCGCGGTGGTGCGCGACGGACGGTTGGGAAGCGCGTGGCGGGCCGGCCACGCGCCTCCCGTCCGGTCGCGGCCCGGTCGGCGAACGCCGCGGTGTCAGCGTCCGGCTGCCGCGTGCGCGGCGACCTGCGCCGCGGTCAGCTCCGTGCCGTAGACGGCGGCGAAGCGCATCGAACCGGTGAAGGAGTAGTTGGACGGCGAACCGGGCCAGTACGCGATGGTGTCGTACCCGATCTTGAAGTACCCGGTGGCGTTCTCGGGCTGGGTGTAGGCGGCGTTCGACGCGACGAGCGATCCGTCCAGGTACAGCCGCATCCCGTTCCCGGGCGACATCGTCGACACGACGTGGTGCCACCCGCCGTCGGTGACGGTCTGCGGCGACGTGATCGTCTGCGTCGTCCCGTTGTAGGCGCCGAAGACCAGCTGCCCTGACGGGTTGATCCAGGTCTGGCGGTCGTGCTGGCCGGAGGTCCCGGTCTGGCTGCTGCCGAAGCCGATGAGCAGGCCGCCGGCGACCGTGGTGCGGAACCAGACCTCTTCGCTGAAGGTCGTCGGGTTGGTGTACGCGCGGGGCGTCGACACGAAGCTCGTCGAGCCGTTGAGCACGTACGCGGTCCCGGTGTCCCGGACGCACCCGTTCGGGTTCGGCGTCGCCGCGACCATGCTGCCCTGGTAGGTGCCGTTCGCGGCCTTGCCGGACGCGTCGACGGCGGTCCGGGAGCCGGAGGCCTCGCCGAGCCGGTAGGCGAAGAGCGCACCGGAGGCGTCCGCGCTGACCGCACCGGCGCAGGTGAAGTACGGCGCCGTGCCCGCGGTGTTCGTGGAGTCCGTGACGACCGCGCTGTACGCCGAGCGGGTCGGCGCGAACTGGTTGAGGAGCACCACGGCCGCGAGCGCCACCACGAGCAGCACCGCGACGAGTCGGCCGTCGCGCAGGCGCCGGAGCGCGGGCTGGCGCAGCCGCAGGAGCGCGAGCGGGCGACGGCGGACGCGCGGGAGGGCGTGCAGGCCCGTCACGATGCACGCACCGTCTCGACGCGGCCGACGGCCAGGCAGAGGACGAGCGGGACCAGGCACACGGCGATGAGCGCGGCCCAGCCGACCGGGTCGAGGTCGATGTTCGACGCCATCTGGTAGTGCCCGTTCTCCGTGAGCTCGTGGATGACCACGCGGCCGACCTGCCCGTCGACGAGGTGCAGGGTGTTGCCGCCGTGCGCCTCGACCCGGACGGGGAAGACACCGGAGGAGACGATGGTCGCCTCGACCCCGGCGGGGCTGGACGTGTTCGTGATCGTCGTCACGTTGACGAAGGGCTTGAGGACGAACGCCGCGTACGACGCGGTGAGCGCGCCGCCGGCGATGCGCAGGCTGCTCCGGGTGACCCGGTCGGTGAAGACGCTCGTGACGGTCCACACGAGCAGGGTGCCGATGAGCAGGATCGGCGCGGCGCGGAAGAGCCAGCCGAGGTGCGGGACGAGGAGCGCCGGCGAGCCGATCACGTCGGCCTGGCCGAGCGTCCACGGGTCGGTCGCGCCGTTGATGTCGCCGCGGGTGTGGAGCCCGCCGTGGGCGTCGATCGCGATGATGCGGTGCGTGTAGACGACGCCCCGGTTCGCCGCGGTCTCGAAGGACACGACGTCCCCGACGTGCAGGGTCGAGACGTCCACCGGCAGGTCGAGCACGAGGGTGCCGACCGGGGCGGCCTCGCCCATGGAGGGGGTCTCGACGACGAACCAGCGACCGCCGGCGGCGAGGAACAGGACCGCGGCGCCGAGCAGCAGGGCCGCGACGACCGCGACCGTCCAGGCGGCGACCGTCTCCGAGCGGCTGGTCTGCCGACCGCGCAGGAACGGGCGGTCGAGCGTTCCGCTGAGCGGGAGGGCTGCGGTCTGGCTCATGCGCTGCTCCGATCGGACGAGACGTGGCGTGACGTGGTGCGAGGTGGCGTGGTGTCACGCGGCGGTGGTGGACGGGGGAGGCGGTGCCCGACCGGATGGGGGGATCGGTCGGACACCGCCGGGGGTGGGTCCCGGTGGGGGACCGGGAGGCCGGTCGCGGCGCCGGGTGTCGTGCGCCGCTCCCGGGGTCGGGATGCTGGTCGGGTCGGAGCTGCGACCTGGTCGGGCCGGGGACCAGGCCCGGGCCCGGGCCCGGGATCAGGGCGGGACCGGACCGGAGCCGGATCAGGCCGTGAACGTCCAGGTCATCGGGACGGACGCCGCGAGGCCCTGGTAGGTGTTGCCGGCGCTGCTGTCGAGCGTGACGGCGAAGTTGAACGGCACCGCGGCACCGGCGGCGGGGGCCGGCGGCATCGTGAAGGCGGAGGCGGCCGCGCCCTTGAAGCTGGCGAGGGTGCCGCTGAAGACGGTGGTCGAGCCCGAGGTGATGACGAGGTTCATCTTGGCGCAGAGGTCGGTCGCGGTGCCGTTCTGCGCGCCGTTGTTCGACTGCGTGCAGGTCGCGCCCGGGGTGAGCGTGAAGGTTGCCGCGTTTGCGGTGCCGGTGTTCTTGATCGAGATCGCGGTGTTGACGGTGTTGCCCGGCGTCATCGTCGTGCTGCCGCCGAACTTGTTGATCGTCGAGCAGGTCGCGGCGTTGGTGGACACCGAGCCGCCGTCGGTGCTGAGACACGTGACGGTGGCTCCGGCGTTCTGCTCCTGCATGACGAGCGTGCCGGACGCGGCGGAGTTGCCGCTGTTCGTGATGCTCGCGGCGAACCCGGAGAGGGTGCCGGTGAGCGAGAGGGAGAGCAGGACGGCGGCGAAGATGCCAGCGACGAGGGCCACGGGGGCGAAACGGACCCGCTTCATCGCGGAGGTGCGGAGCTTGGACACGGTGTACCTCATCGGTTCGGTTGGTGTTCGGAAGAAGGTGAAGCACGTGGTTCGGGCCGACTTGCTTCACTCATCAAGATAATTAACCATTGACCAACTTGGCCAGTCGTACACTTACCCCAGAGCGGGGGACGCCGTCCCCCTCCGACGAGACGAGACCCGAGTGGCACCCTCCACGGACGCCGACCTGATGGCCGCCTTCGCCGCCGTCGTCCGCGCGAACACGAGCCTGGTCGGCGAGCTGAGCGCACGCGCGGGGATCCACGAGAACGCCCTGCGGGCGCTCGTGCTCGTCAGCGACACGGGGTACTCGACCCCGACCGAGGTCGCGGGCTACCTCGGGCTCACGTCCGGTGCGGTGACGAACATGATCGACCGGATGAGCGCGGCCGGGCTGGTCGAGCGCGCACCGAACCCCTCGGACCGGCGCGGGTCGCTCCTGCGGCTGCTCCCCGACGGTGAGGCCGTCGTCGACGACTACCGCGCGCGCTACGGCGCGATGCTGCGCACCGTCGACGGATCGCACGGCGGCGAACTCCACCAGGTCCTCAACGACCTGGCGACCGGCCTGTACGACCAGGCGGCACACGCGATGGGTGACCGCGGGTAGGCGGTCCGGTCCAGGTCCGGACGGGAGGCGCATGGCGGCATCGCCACGCGCCTCCCGTCCGTTCCGCTGTCATCTGTTGCTTCGAACTCGAAGCAGGTGTACCGTCACGGTCAGATGCTTCGAACTCGAAGCACATGACGGAAGGCGCCACCATGAAGGCAGTCCGGTTCCACGAGGTCGGCGGACCCGAGGTCCTGCGGGTCGAGGACGTCCCCGTCCCGCAGCCCGCCGCGGGCGAGGTCCGCGTGCAGGTCGCAGCATCGGCGTACAACGCCGCGGACAACGGCATGCGGGGCGGGTTCCTCCCGATCCCCGTCGTCCTGCCGCACGTCCCCGGCTACGACGTCTCCGGTACGGTCGACGCGCTCGGCGACGGCGTCACCGGGCTCACCGTCGGCGACGCGGTCGTCGGGTTCCTCCCGATGGAGCGCGACGGCGGCGCCGCAGAGTACGTCGTCGCCCCGGCCGAGGCCCTCGTCGCTGCGCCGACCAGCATCCCGCTCGTCGACGCCGCGGCCCTGCCGTCCGTGGCGCTCACCGCGTGGCAGGCCCTCGTCGACGACGGGCACGTCACGGCCGGACAGCGCCTGCTCGTCGTCGGCGCCGGCGGGGTCGTCGGCAAGTACGTGGTCCGGCTCGCGAAGCGTCTCGGGGCGCACGTCGTCGCGACCGCGAGCCCGCGGAGCGGAGCGGCCGTCCGGGCCGCCGGCGCCGACCAGGTCGTCGACCACACCACCACCGACCTGCACGACGCGGTCGACCAGCCGGTCGACGTGCTCCTCAACCTCGCGCCGATCGACCCGGACGAGTTCGCGGCGCTCGTCGCGCTCGTCCGCGACGGCGGCACCGTCGTCAGCACCACGGCGTTCATGGCGACCCCGGGCGACGACACCCGCGACGTCCGCGCGGCGACGGTGTTCGTCCGGCCGGACCGCGCTCGCCTGACCGAGCTGGTGTCCCTCGTCGACGCCGGGGAGCTCGACGTCGAGGTCACGCGGCGCATCCCGCTCGACGAACTCCCG
The Curtobacterium citreum genome window above contains:
- a CDS encoding copper resistance CopC family protein gives rise to the protein MRLRVLLASVLVAATLPVVLGAGPASAHDVLVSSDPAADASVSGDLDRVTLTLSEPPLSGLQSGIVISVTDAAGSEHARGDVSTDGNTIGTAVDLTDAGAYQVRWRSVSVDGHPISGEYAFTSTGATATAPAPSASAPSSSATAGTPAVGPSPSATATEVAEAQAPAAHQHGAATTIWLLAGLVVVALLAVLVTRLVQRRRGPAPTAEDDR
- a CDS encoding ester cyclase; amino-acid sequence: MSKEANAATQETLGGILEARDWGRMAEAWHEDVVDHDPAPGQAPGLQGIVDFWQEFTTAFPDVTLEADPLVVTDDFVTAVFTIRGTHTGPFQGHEPTGRSFEVRGIQVSKFVDGRIAERWGSTDQQGIEEQLQLGASDVQFVSKD
- a CDS encoding LamG domain-containing protein, which gives rise to MTGLHALPRVRRRPLALLRLRQPALRRLRDGRLVAVLLVVALAAVVLLNQFAPTRSAYSAVVTDSTNTAGTAPYFTCAGAVSADASGALFAYRLGEASGSRTAVDASGKAANGTYQGSMVAATPNPNGCVRDTGTAYVLNGSTSFVSTPRAYTNPTTFSEEVWFRTTVAGGLLIGFGSSQTGTSGQHDRQTWINPSGQLVFGAYNGTTQTITSPQTVTDGGWHHVVSTMSPGNGMRLYLDGSLVASNAAYTQPENATGYFKIGYDTIAYWPGSPSNYSFTGSMRFAAVYGTELTAAQVAAHAAAGR
- a CDS encoding S26 family signal peptidase, producing MSQTAALPLSGTLDRPFLRGRQTSRSETVAAWTVAVVAALLLGAAVLFLAAGGRWFVVETPSMGEAAPVGTLVLDLPVDVSTLHVGDVVSFETAANRGVVYTHRIIAIDAHGGLHTRGDINGATDPWTLGQADVIGSPALLVPHLGWLFRAAPILLIGTLLVWTVTSVFTDRVTRSSLRIAGGALTASYAAFVLKPFVNVTTITNTSSPAGVEATIVSSGVFPVRVEAHGGNTLHLVDGQVGRVVIHELTENGHYQMASNIDLDPVGWAALIAVCLVPLVLCLAVGRVETVRAS
- a CDS encoding COG1361 family protein is translated as MRYTVSKLRTSAMKRVRFAPVALVAGIFAAVLLSLSLTGTLSGFAASITNSGNSAASGTLVMQEQNAGATVTCLSTDGGSVSTNAATCSTINKFGGSTTMTPGNTVNTAISIKNTGTANAATFTLTPGATCTQSNNGAQNGTATDLCAKMNLVITSGSTTVFSGTLASFKGAAASAFTMPPAPAAGAAVPFNFAVTLDSSAGNTYQGLAASVPMTWTFTA
- a CDS encoding MarR family winged helix-turn-helix transcriptional regulator translates to MAPSTDADLMAAFAAVVRANTSLVGELSARAGIHENALRALVLVSDTGYSTPTEVAGYLGLTSGAVTNMIDRMSAAGLVERAPNPSDRRGSLLRLLPDGEAVVDDYRARYGAMLRTVDGSHGGELHQVLNDLATGLYDQAAHAMGDRG
- a CDS encoding NADP-dependent oxidoreductase, whose protein sequence is MKAVRFHEVGGPEVLRVEDVPVPQPAAGEVRVQVAASAYNAADNGMRGGFLPIPVVLPHVPGYDVSGTVDALGDGVTGLTVGDAVVGFLPMERDGGAAEYVVAPAEALVAAPTSIPLVDAAALPSVALTAWQALVDDGHVTAGQRLLVVGAGGVVGKYVVRLAKRLGAHVVATASPRSGAAVRAAGADQVVDHTTTDLHDAVDQPVDVLLNLAPIDPDEFAALVALVRDGGTVVSTTAFMATPGDDTRDVRAATVFVRPDRARLTELVSLVDAGELDVEVTRRIPLDELPALHAEGAAGRIAGKVVVLS